GGATTTTTCTCCGCAGCCATTATATACTTACCATCTCTATAAATTTCACTTGATGCTACATCAAGGGCCAAATATATATCCTCACCAGCCTTATAACCGGCCTTTTCAATTGCCATCAAAATAACTTCCAATGCCTCTTCATTTGATTTCAAATTTGGTGCAAATCCACCCTCATCACCGACTGAAGTACTATACCCTTTCTCACCCAACACTTTTTTTAGACTATGGAAAGTTTCAGTCCCCATTCTTAAAGCTTCTTTAAAGGAAGAAGCACCGAGAGGCATAATCATAAATTCTTGTATATCAACATTGTTGTCAGCATGTTTTCCGCCATTTAAGATATTCATCATAGGAGCAGGAAGCTGATGAGCAAATGTACCACCTATATATCTGTAAAGAGGAAGCCCAAGAGCATTTGCAGCGGCTTTTGCGCAGGCAAGAGAAACACCTAAAATTGCATTAGCACCTAATTTCTCTTTATTCTTAGTCCCGTCGATATCAAGCAAAATTTCATCTATTAATTTTTGTTCCAATACATCTATCCCTTCTATTTCAGGGGCAATTACTTCGTTTACATTTTGGACAGCTTTAAGCACCCCTTTTCCTGCAAATCTATCTTTGTCCCCATCTCTTAACTCTACCGCTTCAAATTCACCTGTGGATGCTCCTGACGGAACTGCCGCAACTCCTACCGTTCCATCACTTGTAACCACTTCAACTTCAACAGTCGGATTTCCCCTTGAATCTAAAATCTCCCTTGCATATACATCAATAATATCTGTCATAACTCACCTCAAAATTATTTTTAAACCATTAGATATATATTGCAAAATATTCAAAAAAACAATACTATTTGGAGCTTATTTAATAGAAATACAAACACAAAGGTGACAGATGTATAATATTCCAAATTTACTTTTTGCAGATAAAAACGGAAATATATATGATCATCCCGCGTTAAAAATGTGTTGTAGAACAAATAATTTTGATATAGTCCCTTATGAGTCAGAACTTGAAGAGCTCCCCAAATATTCTAAAATAAAATTTATCGAAGGGGCAAAGCCGTTAGGTTATGACCAGGAAACTGCAAAAATAATAGAATTTGACGGCGGTTTCCCTATTTATACCACTCCGCCAAAAGGATACTTGAGGGTAAGTCTACCTGCATTAAAAAAAACAGGCCAAACAATATTGACTAATGAGGCACATACCCCTGTTGGGTTTATGGATGAAAAATTTTACTTTTCTGCCATTAAGATAGATATACAAACTTCAGATATTACACAAACTAAAAGCTTCAAAGATATTTTTATGAGTTATAATGGCAACAATGCTCTAATCTCTCACTTTGCCAAAATGTCAAAAGCGATATATAGAGATATTGAAAACCTCACACCTTTCGGTAACGAACTGATTCTTGACACTTTTTACCTTGAAAATAATTCTGTGAATGAATTGACCGATTTGATAAATTTTTTAAATGACAATCAAAAAGATGTTGTAATTACCTTTTCTAACCTCACCCAGGAAAAGGTTATATCAAAAATCTGTGACTGTTTGAAAAAGATCAAAAAAAATGACAACCTTACGATTAATATTGAGCCATATCAGATAAATATAGAAGCAATGAAATCTATACTTAACAGTGATATTGACATAATGACATTAAACATTTCATCTTTGAACAACTCCTTTGCCCACAGTATGCTCGGTTTTCACCAAGAGTATGAAACTTACTTTAAGTATGCACAGAAACTTATTGATACATCTAAAATATATGGCTTTGAAATTATTTTAAACCTAAGTGTGCTACCCGGATTTACCGACATTAAACCAAATGTTCAAAGTCTTATTGACTTTTT
This DNA window, taken from Deferrivibrio essentukiensis, encodes the following:
- the eno gene encoding phosphopyruvate hydratase → MTDIIDVYAREILDSRGNPTVEVEVVTSDGTVGVAAVPSGASTGEFEAVELRDGDKDRFAGKGVLKAVQNVNEVIAPEIEGIDVLEQKLIDEILLDIDGTKNKEKLGANAILGVSLACAKAAANALGLPLYRYIGGTFAHQLPAPMMNILNGGKHADNNVDIQEFMIMPLGASSFKEALRMGTETFHSLKKVLGEKGYSTSVGDEGGFAPNLKSNEEALEVILMAIEKAGYKAGEDIYLALDVASSEIYRDGKYIMAAEKNPEKSVDDMIEYYRYLIAKYPIISIEDGLAEDDWDGWKKLTDAIGDKVQLVGDDLFVTNTERLKKGIDNKIANSILIKLNQIGTLTETLAAIEMAKRAGYTCVISHRSGETEDTTIADLAVAVNAGQIKTGSACRTDRVCKYNQLIRIEEELLDQSFYPGLQAFYNLK